Proteins encoded by one window of Chondromyces crocatus:
- a CDS encoding pentapeptide repeat-containing protein, translating into MRAAVFLGGDFLEADFLEADFLEADFLGADFLGADFLGADFLEVGALEADFLEVGVLEAGFLEAGFLEADFLEAGFVVVFFVGAAAAGAAEEGRWAARGPNASCCASGVSSCASGRSVALRKTDVSSCSIAWISAAKSAARWPTSEASLSESGVIATRRRWSSSRLHVALQPPWRRMRAAAASILGRSAASRAAGRAGESWISRFSVGRETTSALTRSASSSATACSRSSRDSGSATVIEKVDSESENVASWASGS; encoded by the coding sequence TTGCGGGCGGCGGTCTTCCTGGGAGGTGACTTCTTGGAGGCTGACTTCTTGGAGGCTGACTTCTTGGAGGCTGACTTCTTGGGGGCTGACTTCTTGGGGGCTGACTTCTTGGGGGCTGACTTCTTGGAGGTCGGCGCCTTGGAGGCCGACTTCTTGGAGGTCGGCGTCTTGGAGGCCGGCTTCTTGGAGGCCGGCTTCTTGGAGGCCGACTTCTTGGAGGCCGGCTTCGTCGTGGTCTTCTTTGTCGGCGCGGCGGCTGCGGGGGCAGCGGAGGAAGGGCGATGGGCGGCGCGCGGGCCGAATGCGTCGTGCTGCGCTTCCGGCGTGAGTTCCTGCGCCTCGGGCAGGTCGGTGGCGTTGCGCAAGACGGATGTGTCTTCGTGCAGCATCGCCTGGATCTCCGCAGCGAAGAGCGCGGCGCGCTGGCCCACGTCGGAGGCGTCCTTGTCGGAGAGCGGTGTGATCGCGACCAGGAGGCGCTGGTCGTCTTCGAGGCTCCATGTGGCGCTGCAGCCGCCCTGGCGGAGGATGCGGGCGGCGGCGGCGTCGATTCTCGGTCGAAGTGCGGCGAGCCGCGCAGCGGGGAGGGCTGGGGAGAGCTGGATTTCACGCTTCAGCGTGGGCAGGGAGACCACATCGGCGCTCACCAGGTCGGCCAGCTCGTCGGCGACCGCTTGTTCGAGGTCGAGTCGTGACTCGGGATCGGCGACGGTGATCGAGAAGGTGGACTCGGAGAGCGAGAACGTTGCTTCGTGGGCGTCGGGCTCGTAG
- a CDS encoding DNRLRE domain-containing protein, whose protein sequence is MNRTTKIICALLSTLTIPACAAGDLSTENFNGEDGVVLSHGPLAQAEQALSTCVDVQRGLFGTVQDAYIAELAPTYNTGSYYVLYTGLSSGEDKRSVLQFDLGFIPADSVIDSATLNISQIYKASNSTVDVHRITAAWSENTVTWNNISSSFDPALAGTINATSGSGVRSVDLTALAQGWVDGDYGNHGVLLKEPLTNKTEFRSSENTTLANRPSLRVCYTAPTCSDGIQNQGETGVDCGGPCSPCASAGVSITAPGEAYGHHGACSGFNGCGDAATCALWACNINGYSNLVSYGAQGPCTGFNNCHLFNSQGSVQYNWGNWCAVSGVSEIVCSN, encoded by the coding sequence ATGAACAGGACGACCAAGATCATCTGCGCGCTGCTCTCCACCCTCACCATTCCGGCGTGTGCCGCCGGTGATCTGTCGACCGAGAATTTCAATGGTGAGGATGGCGTCGTCCTCTCCCATGGCCCGCTGGCCCAGGCCGAGCAGGCACTTTCCACGTGCGTGGACGTGCAGCGCGGGCTCTTCGGCACGGTCCAGGATGCCTACATCGCCGAACTTGCGCCGACCTACAACACCGGCAGCTACTACGTTCTCTACACCGGCCTCTCCAGCGGCGAGGACAAGCGGTCCGTCCTCCAGTTCGATCTCGGCTTCATCCCTGCCGACTCGGTCATCGACTCGGCCACGCTGAACATCTCGCAGATCTACAAGGCCTCGAACAGCACGGTGGACGTCCACCGGATCACCGCCGCGTGGTCCGAGAACACGGTGACCTGGAACAACATCAGCAGCTCCTTCGATCCGGCGCTCGCCGGCACGATCAACGCGACGAGCGGCAGCGGCGTTCGCTCCGTCGATCTGACCGCGCTCGCGCAGGGCTGGGTGGATGGTGACTATGGCAACCACGGCGTCCTCCTCAAGGAGCCCCTCACGAACAAGACCGAGTTCCGGAGCAGCGAGAACACCACCCTCGCCAACCGCCCCAGCCTGCGGGTGTGTTACACGGCGCCCACCTGCTCCGACGGCATCCAGAACCAGGGCGAGACCGGCGTCGACTGCGGCGGCCCCTGCTCCCCCTGCGCCAGCGCGGGTGTCTCCATCACCGCGCCCGGCGAGGCCTACGGCCACCACGGGGCCTGCTCGGGCTTCAACGGCTGCGGCGACGCCGCCACCTGCGCGCTCTGGGCCTGCAACATCAACGGCTACTCGAACCTGGTCTCCTACGGCGCCCAGGGTCCCTGCACCGGGTTCAACAACTGCCACCTGTTCAACTCGCAGGGCAGCGTCCAGTACAACTGGGGCAACTGGTGCGCGGTCTCCGGCGTGAGCGAGATCGTCTGCTCGAACTGA
- a CDS encoding MOSC domain-containing protein — translation MDEVRISGLHIYPLKSGRGLAVAEAEVGDRGFVDDRRFMVVDERGRLMSQREQPRMALIEVTIRGEGLVLSAPGVGGVEVSLRPREGVPRRVQVWADDCDAIAVSPEADAWLQRHLGVSCALVYMPDASFRAVDPDHSAPGDQVSFADGFPFLLASRASLEDLNARLAQGGATPVSMDRFRPNLVVEGCAPYAEDRWRELEIGGVLFEVTKPCARCVMVTVDPARGVTGREPLATLATYRKHDGEVMFGQNLVHRRRGVIRVGDRVRLLDARDTGRA, via the coding sequence ATGGATGAGGTGCGGATCAGCGGCCTTCACATCTATCCGTTGAAATCGGGGAGGGGCCTTGCAGTGGCGGAGGCGGAGGTCGGGGATCGCGGCTTCGTCGACGATCGGCGCTTCATGGTGGTGGACGAGCGCGGGCGGCTGATGTCTCAGCGAGAGCAGCCCCGCATGGCGCTGATCGAGGTGACGATCCGGGGAGAGGGGCTGGTTCTTTCGGCACCAGGGGTCGGGGGGGTGGAGGTGTCGCTCCGACCGCGCGAGGGGGTGCCGCGTCGGGTGCAGGTCTGGGCGGACGACTGCGATGCGATCGCGGTGAGCCCCGAGGCCGACGCATGGCTACAGCGTCATCTGGGGGTCTCCTGTGCGCTGGTCTACATGCCGGATGCGTCGTTCCGCGCCGTGGATCCGGACCACTCGGCACCGGGAGACCAGGTGAGCTTCGCGGATGGGTTTCCGTTTCTCCTCGCGTCACGGGCGTCGCTGGAGGATCTGAACGCGCGGCTGGCGCAGGGAGGCGCGACGCCGGTGTCGATGGACCGCTTCCGGCCCAACCTGGTGGTGGAGGGATGCGCGCCGTATGCCGAGGATCGCTGGCGCGAGCTGGAGATCGGCGGGGTGCTGTTCGAGGTGACGAAGCCGTGTGCGCGGTGTGTGATGGTGACGGTGGATCCGGCGCGCGGGGTGACCGGCAGAGAGCCGCTGGCCACGCTCGCCACGTACCGCAAGCACGATGGCGAGGTGATGTTCGGGCAGAACCTCGTGCACCGTCGGCGCGGGGTGATCCGGGTCGGCGATCGCGTGCGTCTGCTCGACGCTCGGGACACCGGGCGCGCCTAG